The Deltaproteobacteria bacterium genome segment AATATGCGCTTCCCATGGCGGCGGAACGGCTCATCCCGCACCGGACGCCGATGCGCCTCGTGGATACGCTGCTCTCCGCCCACGAGGGCTGCGGAGTCACCGAGTCCGTCTTTCCGCGAACCAGCATGATGGCGGACGGGGAGGGAAGGCTCGACGAGGTGGCGTTCATGGAGATGATCGCGCAGAGTTACGCCGCGTTGAAGGGATATATGGACC includes the following:
- a CDS encoding 3-hydroxyacyl-ACP dehydratase; this encodes MRPEYALPMAAERLIPHRTPMRLVDTLLSAHEGCGVTESVFPRTSMMADGEGRLDEVAFMEMIAQSYAALKGYMD